From Carettochelys insculpta isolate YL-2023 chromosome 3, ASM3395843v1, whole genome shotgun sequence, a single genomic window includes:
- the RAD51AP2 gene encoding RAD51-associated protein 2 has protein sequence MSSDEVEGYPCPKRIKIENNHRSVEKEEQHDLEQSTYCMDANRKSPNKPIYLLKGSLNFSENALGLDMENNGRERKSNKYDLMDFKPWIKEKLECKLLANELLSKKWNIENLEHNVIRDECLMKVNGHSSKAGLCDMRNVNKMSELKQVQEQLNTNIEEDNTNKNHNELKLNASLSSLNTDLFQMKASSQKIGTDDKWKKYQLLDVPFLCGINSTFCEIKNKDSKCLKISPAEENKNHYDNDNKPIEQTGNKDKKSLHSFPTLNLVKNIQAFKIPQNDFFVKGNIIKCSNSSNTLNSKMVSTISQEMEQKNFKNQTYVMQCENTDCSPNISAIGKRKFQNDKNIVNVDSVCFEFNESNHQSAHKQKTWASAEGEKISETNFRNVINSIKCNQMFAKKNIKKKELGNVEGDEDRESKLYLSVHTYVGSRTTQNGTFSNSSNILKRTQGKVRNEDVMFNIQETSVALISEVVRNRDLNINYDMHCVNYNRNLHESELKPPAGKIVKIKRYLSKSIVTKGNCPSSTTWDLSDPRDIDCTLKQKILIKLKIFHDVLLGGLRTRSGFLTKELLKYQENDIITGWFHLHEKLNSTEQYSITEVITSINDNSHIYLQDTISEQQNVNRIKSYFASFSYIINPSDPAEKEYIPVEKNLLYYRKQIQVNSHISNILKGNTEPQQKCITYPEFQKKSCSSLSKIPFFPIFDTYEKIPLSAYSEEMDQVPFVKQINSSNEKCLGGKTVTIKKNVHNAPATSNICVLPKFSTSIVNYNSELLPGSRRNKAKYSQEINTYSQYLENESKYIDFPNAGSNSGNIICCILDNDQCATLPFYCDSFRDKDVERKTEEGHCGSSLNDDTKKPFGEMDKILQDGTVRSSEVSNSNICSKVQREEIMAFSVYEDTQTDRNLCTPNSKPMLMKQSLEDLQEVGEISSGQNHVINKSHHPMILYGSRSTNLILSYSKDESVLCVASQNKLVPCLSIMDNGYSENMTDQHLPSESKNISEFELKSTFDLVLEELCMFHEISKEHENKLPKVETNIIQENPSTLTDSGRIGENLKSISPTRACISFPISASMAGQNISKNNQSSFKRKILNRDVKQDTPHECCPSIVPDQELLYSLPEEGYVDSSSKNQLQWNPVLLSHMFMKERSDSLQKERGNCLSHEIIRVQPLKTCRGPIRIGLSRKAKPKKLHPYLK, from the exons ATGTCATCAGATGAAGTTGAAGGCTACCCATGTCCAAAAcgaattaaaatagaaaataatcaTAGAAGTGTAGAGAAAGAGGAGCAACATGACTTAGAACAAAGCACATACTGTATGGATGCAAATAGGAAGTCACCAAATAAACCTATATATTTATTAAAAGGATCACTTAATTTCAGTGAAAATGCTTTGGGATTAGACATGGAAAACAATGGTAGAGAAAGGAAAAGTAACAAGTATGATCTTATGGATTTTAAACCATGGATTAAGGAAAAATTGGAATGCAAGCTATTAGCAAACGAACTATTGTCTAAAAAATGGAATATTGAAAATCTAGAGCACAATGTTATACGAGATGAATGTTTAATGAAAGTGAATGGGCATTCTTCTAAAGCAGGATTATGTGATATGAGgaatgtaaacaaaatgtctgaaTTAAAGCAAGTCCAAGAACAGCTGAACACAAATATAGAAGaagataatacaaataaaaatcatAATGAACTTAAATTAAATGCTTCACTTTCATCCTTAAACACAGATTTATTTCAGATGAAAGCATCAAGTCAGAAAATTGGCACTGATGACAAGTGGAAAAAATACCAGCTTTTAGATGTTCCATTTTTATGTGGCATTAATTCTACATTTTGTGAAATAAAGAATAAGGAcagcaaatgtttaaaaatatcacctgctgaagaaaataaaaatcattacGATAATGACAATAAACCTATTGAACAGACAGGTAATAAAGACAAAAAGTCATTACATTCATTTCCTACATTAAATTTGGTTAAAAATATACAAGCATTCAAAATcccccaaaatgatttttttgtgAAAGGGAACATAATTAAATGTTCTAATTCTTCAAATACACTAAATAGCAAAATGGTATCAACTATTTCACAGGAGATGGaacagaagaattttaaaaatcaaacgtATGTGATGCAATGTGAAAATACTGACTGTTCCCCAAACATATCTGCGATAGGGAAACGAAAGTTtcaaaatgataaaaatattGTGAATGTGGATAGTGTTTGTTTTGAATTTAATGAAAGTAACCATCAATCTGCTCACAAGCAAAAGACTTGGGCTTCAgcagaaggagaaaaaatatcTGAGACTAATTTCAGGAATGTCATCAACAGCATCAAGTGTAATCAGATGTTTGCTAAAAAGAATATCAAGAAGAAGGAACTAGGAAATGTAGAAGGTGATGAAGACCGAGAATCAAAATTATACCTAAGTGTTCACACATATGTTGGTTCTAGAACAACTCAAAATGGTACATTTAGCAACTCTAGTAATATTTTGAAAAGAACACAGGGAAAAGTCCGCAATGAAGATGTGATGTTTAATATACAAGAAACATCTGTTGCCTTGATATCAGAAGTAGTAAGGAACAGGGACTTAAACATAAATTATGACATGCATTGTGTTAACTATAACAGGAATTTACATGAATCGGAATTAAAACCGCCTGCAGGAAAAATAGTTAAGATCAAAAGGTACTTATCTAAAAGCATTGTTACCAAAGGAAACTGCCCTTCTAGTACCACATGGGATTTGTCAGATCCAAGAGACATTGACTGTACATTGAAGCAGAAGATTCTGATTAAATTAAAAATCTTTCACGATGTGTTATTAGGAGGTCTGAGGACAAGATCTGGATTTTTAACTAAAGAGTTGCTTAAATATCAAGAGAATGACATTATCACAGGCTGGTTTCATTTGCATGAAAAGTTAAATTCAACAGAACAATATAGCATTACAGAGGTAATAACCAGTATTAATGACAACAGTCATATTTATTTGCAAGATACTATTTCAGAACAGCAAAATGTGAACAGGATAAAATCATACTTTGCTTCTTTTTCCTATATTATAAATCCTTCAGATCCAGCTGAAAAAGAATATATACCAGTGGAGAAAAATCTTTTATATTACAGAAAACAAATTCAGGTGAACTCACATATAAGTAATATCTTGAAAGGAAACACAGAACCTCAACAAAAATGCATAACTTATCCAG AATTTCAGAAAAAATCCTGTAGCAGTCTTTCAAAAATacctttttttcctatttttgacACATATGAAAAAATTCCTCTCAGTGCTTATTCTGAGGAAATGGACCAGGTTCCATTTGTAAAGCAAATTAATTCAAGTAATGAAAAATGCCTTGGAGGAAAAACAGTCACTATTAAGAAAAATGTTCATAATGCTCCTGCTACATCAAATATTTGTGTTCTACCTAAATTTTCAACATCTATTGTGAACTATAACTCTGAGTTACTACCAGGCAGTAGAAGAAATAAAGCCAAATATTCCCAGGAAATAAATACTTACAGTCAATATTTAGAAAATGAAAGCAAATATATAGACTTTCCAAATGCTGGTTCCAATTCTGGAAACATTATCTGCTGCATCTTAGATAATGATCAGTGTGCAACTTTACCATTCTATTGTGACTCTTTTAgagataaagatgttgaacgaaAAACTGAAGAGGGACACTGTGGGAGTTCCTTGAATGATGACACAAAAAAACCGTTTGGAGAAATGGACAAAATTTTGCAAGACGGAACTGTGAGAAGTTCTGAAGTGTCTAATAGCAATATATGTTCTAAGGTTCAGAGAGAAGAAATAATGGCTTTTTCTGTCTATGAAGACACTCAGACAGATAGAAATTTATGCACACCCAATTCAAAGCCAATGCTTATGAAACAAAGCCTTGAAGATTTACAAGAGGTGGGAGAAATAAGTTCTGGACAAAATCATGTAATTAACAAAAGTCATCATCCAATGATACTGTATGGAAGTAGGTCAACTAATTTAATTTTGTCATATTCAAAAGACGAATCTGTATTATGTGTTgcttcacaaaacaaattagTACCATGTTTATCCATAATGGACAATGGATATTCTGAAAATATGACAGATCAGCATTTACCTTCAGAAAGTAAAAATATATCTGAATTTGAACTGAAAAGCACATTTGATTTAGTGTTAGAGGAGCTTTGTATGTTTCATGAAATTAGTAAGGAACATGAAAATAAGCTACCCAAAGTAGAAACAAACATCATACAAGAAAATCCTTCTACACTGACTGATTCTGGAAGGATAGGTGaaaatttaaaaagtatttcaccaACAAGAGCATGCATTTCCTTTCCAATCTCTGCTTCTATGGCTGGGCAAAACATAAGTAAGAATAACCAaagttcatttaaaagaaaaatattaaatagagATGTAAAGCAAGACACACCACATGAGTGCTGTCCTTCAATAGTGCCAGATCAAGAATTGCTCTATTCTCTTCCTGAAGAAG GCTATGTTGATTCAAGTAGTAAAAATCAATTACAATGGAACCCTGTTTTGTTGTCTCATATGTTTATGAAGGAAAGAAGTGACAGTTTACAGAAAGAAAGAG